A stretch of Aeromicrobium tamlense DNA encodes these proteins:
- a CDS encoding TetR/AcrR family transcriptional regulator, with the protein MAPRAQLSQERSRQRREALLEAAVDLFVEGGSRAVTHRAVAAAAGLPAATTTYYFSTIEELLREALNHHIEAWIATMESLADVDVQGMMSLVTADSSVHFATSILALRPPETATRELSVILGAARDPELRETAVTALTTGQDVLVKVLRRAGIPDPEGLAEDMVAFIAGVALRRTAGVNEEDEEAAKVVRAMRSMIIGHLVDDETGTQMLMDLRDSAISGRSDASP; encoded by the coding sequence ATGGCACCGAGGGCTCAACTGTCGCAGGAGCGGAGCCGACAGCGCCGTGAGGCGCTGCTGGAGGCCGCGGTCGACCTCTTCGTCGAGGGTGGCTCACGCGCGGTCACGCACCGCGCGGTGGCCGCTGCGGCCGGCCTGCCGGCCGCCACGACGACCTACTACTTCTCCACGATCGAGGAGCTCCTGCGCGAGGCCCTCAACCACCACATCGAGGCCTGGATCGCGACGATGGAGAGCCTCGCCGACGTCGACGTCCAGGGCATGATGAGCCTGGTCACCGCCGACTCCTCGGTGCACTTCGCCACGAGCATCCTGGCCCTGCGGCCACCCGAGACGGCCACGCGCGAGCTCTCCGTGATCCTGGGCGCCGCCCGCGATCCCGAGCTGCGCGAGACCGCCGTCACCGCCCTGACCACGGGTCAGGACGTGCTGGTGAAGGTGCTGCGACGGGCGGGCATCCCCGATCCCGAGGGCCTGGCCGAGGACATGGTCGCGTTCATCGCCGGCGTCGCGCTGCGGCGCACGGCCGGCGTGAACGAGGAGGACGAGGAGGCCGCGAAGGTCGTCCGCGCGATGCGGAGCATGATCATCGGCCACCTCGTCGACGACGAGACGGGCACGCAGATGCTGATGGACCTGCGCGACAGCGCGATCAGTGGAAGAAGTGACGCGTCCCCGTGA
- a CDS encoding bifunctional methylenetetrahydrofolate dehydrogenase/methenyltetrahydrofolate cyclohydrolase, which produces MTAQTLDGKAVAATIKTELRERVDALRARGITPGLGTILVGDDPASRWYVGAKHKDCAEIGIESIRIDLPATATQEEVEAAVDQLNADPACTLYIVQLPLPKGLDENAVIGRIDPTKDADGLHPTNLGWLVLGKPAPLPCTPRGIIELLRRHEVEIAGKHAVVIGRGITVGRPMGLLLTRRSENATVTLCHTGTQDLAAEVRRADIVIAAAGVPGIITGDMVKPGAALLDVGVSRDDDGKIVGDLAPDVWETAGWVTPNPGGVGPMTRAMLLSNVVDFSEAAAEDAG; this is translated from the coding sequence GTGACCGCCCAGACCCTCGACGGCAAGGCCGTCGCCGCCACGATCAAGACCGAGCTGCGCGAGCGCGTCGACGCCCTCCGCGCCCGCGGCATCACCCCCGGCCTCGGGACCATCCTCGTCGGCGACGACCCGGCCAGCCGCTGGTACGTCGGCGCCAAGCACAAGGACTGCGCCGAGATCGGCATCGAGTCGATCCGCATCGACCTGCCGGCCACCGCCACCCAGGAGGAGGTCGAGGCCGCCGTCGACCAGCTCAACGCCGACCCGGCCTGCACCCTCTACATCGTGCAGCTGCCGCTGCCGAAGGGTCTCGACGAGAACGCCGTGATCGGCCGCATCGACCCGACGAAGGACGCCGACGGCCTGCACCCGACCAACCTCGGCTGGCTCGTCCTGGGCAAGCCCGCTCCGCTGCCGTGCACGCCGCGCGGCATCATCGAGCTGCTGCGGCGCCACGAGGTGGAGATCGCCGGCAAGCACGCCGTCGTCATCGGCCGCGGTATCACGGTGGGCCGCCCGATGGGCCTGCTGCTGACGCGCCGCAGCGAGAACGCCACCGTCACGCTGTGCCACACCGGCACGCAGGACCTCGCGGCCGAGGTGCGCCGCGCCGACATCGTCATCGCCGCCGCCGGCGTGCCCGGCATCATCACCGGCGACATGGTCAAGCCCGGGGCCGCCCTGCTCGACGTCGGCGTCAGCCGCGACGACGACGGCAAGATCGTGGGCGACCTCGCTCCCGACGTGTGGGAGACCGCCGGCTGGGTCACGCCGAACCCCGGCGGCGTCGGCCCGATGACCCGCGCGATGCTGCTGAGCAACGTCGTCGACTTCAGCGAGGCCGCGGCCGAGGACGCGGGGTGA
- a CDS encoding DUF3017 domain-containing protein: MKLPRSHGSRIYLLHLVAVAVGLVLVATGPWRAGVVVIGASFLVAAAFRLVIPLDHTGMLRVRGKLFDVVWMSFLGASLVLLAIIVPS; encoded by the coding sequence GTGAAGCTCCCCCGCAGCCACGGCTCGCGGATCTACCTGCTGCACCTCGTCGCGGTGGCCGTGGGCCTGGTCCTGGTCGCCACGGGACCGTGGCGCGCCGGCGTCGTCGTCATCGGCGCGTCGTTCCTGGTCGCCGCGGCGTTCCGCCTGGTGATCCCGCTGGACCACACCGGGATGCTGCGCGTGCGCGGCAAGCTCTTCGACGTCGTCTGGATGTCGTTCCTGGGCGCGTCGCTGGTGCTGCTGGCGATCATCGTCCCGAGCTGA
- a CDS encoding malate dehydrogenase: MSTSPVKVAVTGAAGQIGYSLLFRLASGSLLGPDTPIQLRLLEITPALKALEGVVMELDDCAFPTLDSVEIGDDPNHIFDGANLALLVGARPRTKGMERGDLLEANGAIFTAQGKALNEVAADDIRIGVTGNPANTNALIAMKNAPNIPADRFTALTRLDHNRAISQLAAKTGAKVSDISKMTIWGNHSATQYPDIFHAEIAGRNAAEVVGDQAWIENDFIPTVAKRGAAIIEARGASSAASAASATIDAARDWLQGSAEGDWVSMAVASDGSYGVPEGLISSFPVTTKNGDWEIVQGLEIDEFSRARIDASVAELAEERDAVSQLGLI, encoded by the coding sequence GTGAGCACCTCTCCTGTCAAGGTGGCCGTCACCGGCGCCGCCGGCCAGATCGGCTACAGCCTTCTCTTCCGTCTCGCGAGCGGCTCGCTGCTCGGCCCGGACACCCCGATCCAGCTCCGACTCCTCGAGATCACCCCGGCGCTGAAGGCGCTCGAGGGTGTCGTGATGGAGCTCGACGACTGCGCGTTCCCCACGCTGGACTCGGTCGAGATCGGTGACGACCCGAACCACATCTTCGACGGCGCCAACCTGGCCCTGCTGGTGGGCGCGCGCCCCCGCACCAAGGGCATGGAGCGCGGCGACCTGCTCGAGGCCAACGGCGCCATCTTCACGGCGCAGGGCAAGGCCCTCAACGAGGTCGCGGCCGACGACATCCGCATCGGCGTCACCGGCAACCCGGCCAACACCAACGCCCTCATCGCGATGAAGAACGCGCCGAACATCCCGGCCGACCGCTTCACCGCCCTGACGCGCCTCGACCACAACCGCGCGATCAGCCAGCTGGCCGCCAAGACGGGCGCCAAGGTCTCCGACATCAGCAAGATGACGATCTGGGGCAACCACTCGGCCACCCAGTACCCCGACATCTTCCACGCCGAGATCGCCGGCCGGAACGCCGCCGAGGTCGTGGGCGACCAGGCCTGGATCGAGAACGACTTCATCCCCACGGTCGCCAAGCGCGGCGCCGCCATCATCGAGGCGCGTGGCGCGTCCAGCGCGGCCTCGGCCGCCTCGGCCACGATCGACGCCGCCCGCGACTGGCTGCAGGGCTCGGCCGAGGGCGACTGGGTCTCCATGGCCGTGGCCTCCGACGGCTCCTACGGTGTGCCCGAGGGCCTCATCAGCTCGTTCCCCGTCACCACGAAGAACGGTGACTGGGAGATCGTCCAGGGCCTCGAGATCGACGAGTTCAGCCGGGCGCGCATCGACGCCAGCGTGGCCGAGCTCGCCGAGGAGCGCGACGCCGTCTCGCAGCTGGGCCTCATCTGA